A genomic stretch from Microcebus murinus isolate Inina chromosome 11, M.murinus_Inina_mat1.0, whole genome shotgun sequence includes:
- the LOC105857783 gene encoding divergent paired-related homeobox-like: MSGSEELPQGMHQIQPHRKRTMFSEKQLEALSILFNENPYPNPSLQREMASKTDIYPTVLQVCFKNHRAKLKKAKCKNVQQKQPPRQTPIPEDGIKTNPSQRNADVQPRSPNPTCPVGLVYAGHQAPSYHLSLYPKVKGPVDVFLGHRIVHFGCCQDPNIYCLYPIVESQVGSPRVSPHVFGCSLLQSRERQMPDVKGHM, translated from the coding sequence ATGTCAGGCTCTGAGGAGCTTCCTCAAGGCATGCACCAGATACAGCCACACAGAAAGCGAACCATGTTTAGTGAGAAGCAACTGGAAGCTCTGAGCATCCTGTTCAATGAGAACCCATACCCAAACCCCAGCCTTCAGAGAGAGATGGCCTCAAAAACTGACATATACCCGACAGTACTGCAGGTTTGTTTCAAGAACCATAGAGCAAAACTGAAGAAAGCAAAATGCAAGAACGTGCAGCAAAAACAACCCCCTCGACAGACACCGATACCTGAAGATGGAATCAAAACCAATCCCAGCCAGAGAAATGCGGACGTGCAACCCAGATCCCCGAATCCCACCTGTCCTGTAGGCCTCGTCTATGCAGGTCACCAGGCACCCTCATACCATTTGAGCTTATACCCCAAGGTCAAGGGCCCTGTGGATGTCTTCCTTGGCCACAGAATAGTCCACTTTGGCTGCTGCCAAGACCCTAACATTTACTGCCTCTATCCCATTGTGGAATCCCAGGTTGGCTCTCCACGCGTCAGTCCTCATGTTTTTGGCTGTTCACTTCTACAAAGCAGGGAGAGACAGATGCCAGACGTAAAAGGCCACATGTAA